In Enterobacter cloacae, the following are encoded in one genomic region:
- the dmsD gene encoding Tat proofreading chaperone DmsD gives MNNVSHRESFAFSARVLGALFYFAPDSEQAAPLVNALTAGGWTQDWPLAQDVLQHIEESFKVPADEPLMEVWQRLFIGPYALPAPPWGSVWLDRESVLFGDSTLALRQWMRENNIVFEMQQNEPEDQFGALLLLAGWLTENGRDTERDQLLAWHLLPWSTRFLSVFVENAGHPFYTALGKLAQLTLADWQSTLIIPVAEKPLYR, from the coding sequence ATGAATAACGTATCACACCGCGAATCGTTCGCGTTTAGTGCCAGAGTATTAGGCGCACTGTTCTATTTTGCTCCGGACAGCGAGCAAGCCGCACCTCTGGTCAATGCGCTCACCGCTGGCGGCTGGACGCAGGACTGGCCTCTGGCGCAGGATGTTTTACAGCACATAGAGGAATCTTTCAAAGTGCCCGCCGATGAACCACTAATGGAGGTCTGGCAACGTCTGTTTATTGGCCCGTATGCGCTTCCCGCCCCGCCGTGGGGTTCCGTGTGGCTGGATCGCGAATCTGTGCTGTTTGGTGACTCAACCCTCGCGCTGCGCCAGTGGATGCGTGAGAACAACATCGTCTTTGAAATGCAGCAGAATGAACCGGAAGATCAGTTTGGTGCGTTGCTGCTGCTGGCCGGGTGGCTGACCGAAAACGGTCGCGATACGGAGCGCGACCAGCTTCTGGCCTGGCACCTTTTGCCGTGGAGCACCCGTTTTCTTTCTGTATTTGTCGAAAATGCCGGACACCCGTTCTACACCGCACTCGGTAAACTTGCTCAGTTGACGCTCGCGGACTGGCAATCCACATTAATTATTCCGGTCGCTGAAAAACCGCTTTATCGTTAA
- a CDS encoding transcriptional regulator — MVADSQPGHIDQIKQTNAGAVYRLIDQLGPVSRIDLSRLAQLAPASITKIVREMLEAHLVQETEIQEPGSRGRPAVGLVVETEAWHYLSLRISRGEIFLALRDLSSKLVVEDRLELPLDTEQSLLDAIITHIDQFFIRHQQRLERLTAIAITMPGIIDTENGIVHRMPFYDDVKEMPLGEALKSHTGVPVYIQHDISAWTMAEALFGASRGARDVIQVVIDHNVGAGVITDGRLLHAGSSSLVEIGHTQVDPYGKRCYCGNHGCLETIASVESVLELAQVRLSQSMSSTLHGQPLTVDSLCAAARQGDLLAKDIITGVGNNVGRILAIMVNLFNPQKILIGSPLSQAAEILFPTISACIHQQSLPAYSKNIVVESTQFSNQGTMAGAALVKDAMYNGSLLIRLLQG, encoded by the coding sequence GTGGTTGCTGATAGTCAGCCAGGGCATATTGATCAGATTAAGCAGACCAACGCTGGCGCGGTTTATCGCCTGATTGATCAGCTTGGTCCGGTTTCGCGTATCGATCTTTCGCGCCTGGCACAACTGGCACCTGCCAGTATCACCAAGATTGTCCGCGAAATGCTGGAAGCCCACCTGGTTCAGGAGACGGAAATTCAGGAGCCGGGCAGCCGCGGCCGTCCGGCAGTCGGGCTGGTGGTGGAAACGGAAGCGTGGCACTACCTGTCGCTGCGTATCAGTCGCGGCGAAATTTTCCTTGCGCTGCGTGATCTGAGCAGCAAGCTGGTGGTGGAAGATCGACTGGAGTTGCCGCTCGACACGGAACAATCGCTCCTCGATGCGATCATCACGCATATCGATCAGTTCTTTATCCGTCACCAGCAGCGGCTTGAGCGTTTAACGGCGATCGCCATCACCATGCCGGGGATTATTGATACCGAAAATGGCATTGTGCACCGCATGCCGTTTTACGACGATGTTAAAGAGATGCCGCTGGGTGAAGCACTGAAAAGTCATACGGGTGTGCCGGTCTATATTCAGCATGATATCAGTGCCTGGACGATGGCCGAGGCACTATTTGGTGCGTCACGCGGTGCACGGGATGTTATTCAGGTGGTGATTGATCACAACGTAGGGGCGGGTGTCATCACCGACGGACGCCTTCTGCACGCCGGGAGCAGTAGCCTGGTGGAAATTGGTCACACCCAGGTCGATCCCTACGGGAAACGGTGTTACTGCGGAAACCACGGCTGTCTGGAAACCATTGCCAGCGTGGAAAGCGTGCTGGAGCTGGCGCAGGTGAGACTCAGCCAGTCAATGAGTTCGACACTCCACGGGCAACCGTTAACCGTCGACTCGCTCTGCGCCGCGGCGCGTCAGGGCGATCTGCTGGCGAAGGACATCATTACCGGTGTGGGGAATAACGTCGGTCGCATTCTGGCCATCATGGTGAATCTCTTCAACCCACAAAAAATTCTGATTGGCTCACCGCTTAGCCAGGCGGCAGAGATCCTTTTCCCGACCATTTCGGCCTGTATTCATCAGCAGTCGCTCCCGGCGTACAGCAAGAATATTGTGGTCGAAAGTACGCAATTCTCGAACCAGGGCACGATGGCCGGTGCTGCGCTGGTGAAAGATGCGATGTACAACGGCTCGTTACTTATTCGCTTACTGCAGGGTTAA
- a CDS encoding voltage-gated ClC-type chloride channel ClcB translates to MQRLHTYPDIRAMFRRLLIATITGVLAALAVAVFRHAMYLLEWVFLSNESGSLVDAAAALSPWRRALTPALGGLAAGLLLWGWQRLTAQRPHAPTDYMEALETGDGQFDYGASLVKSLASLLVVASGSAIGREGAMILLAALAASCFAQRFTPKSEWKLWIACGAAAGMASAYHAPLAGSLFIAEILFGTLMLASLGPVVIAAVVALLTTRLLSPGASTLYEVHLSEMLTATDYSLIVGIGLLAGICGPLLMWLMTFSHSLFLRLKLSPPWQLALGGLIVGLLSLMTPKVWGNGYSVVQAFLLSPPLLSVIAGVFLCKLLAVLASSGSGAPGGVFTPTLFVGMATGMLFAQISALWFPGSEMAILLGLAGMATLLAATTHAPIMSALMVCEMTGQYFLLPGLLVACVVASVLSRTLRHDSIYGQHAAEGREIDVLR, encoded by the coding sequence ATGCAACGTCTTCACACTTACCCTGACATCCGAGCGATGTTTCGCAGACTCCTGATTGCCACCATCACTGGCGTGCTGGCCGCGCTGGCCGTTGCTGTATTCCGCCACGCCATGTATTTGCTGGAGTGGGTATTCCTCAGCAACGAAAGCGGCAGTCTGGTGGATGCTGCCGCGGCATTGTCGCCCTGGCGTCGTGCACTGACACCGGCGCTTGGCGGGCTGGCTGCCGGGCTGTTGTTGTGGGGATGGCAACGTTTGACGGCGCAGCGTCCCCATGCCCCGACGGATTATATGGAAGCGCTGGAAACCGGAGACGGACAGTTTGATTACGGAGCCAGCCTGGTCAAATCCCTTGCGTCGTTGCTGGTCGTCGCCAGCGGAAGCGCTATTGGTCGTGAGGGTGCCATGATCCTGCTTGCAGCACTGGCGGCCTCCTGTTTCGCCCAACGCTTTACGCCGAAATCCGAATGGAAATTGTGGATCGCCTGCGGAGCCGCCGCCGGGATGGCCAGCGCCTATCACGCACCATTGGCCGGTAGCCTTTTTATTGCTGAAATTCTGTTTGGCACTCTGATGCTGGCCTCGCTCGGCCCGGTTGTGATTGCCGCCGTGGTGGCGCTGCTCACCACGCGTCTGTTAAGCCCCGGAGCCAGCACACTCTACGAAGTCCATCTTAGCGAAATGCTCACGGCGACGGATTATTCGCTGATCGTTGGAATAGGCTTGCTGGCAGGTATCTGCGGCCCACTGCTGATGTGGTTGATGACGTTCAGCCACTCTCTGTTTCTGCGTCTCAAACTCTCACCGCCCTGGCAACTGGCGCTTGGCGGGCTGATCGTCGGACTGTTGTCACTGATGACGCCAAAAGTATGGGGCAATGGCTACAGTGTGGTGCAGGCGTTTCTTCTTTCCCCACCATTACTGTCGGTGATTGCTGGTGTGTTTCTGTGCAAATTACTGGCGGTACTGGCGAGTAGCGGCTCGGGCGCTCCGGGTGGAGTCTTCACCCCGACGCTGTTTGTCGGTATGGCAACAGGGATGCTGTTTGCGCAGATCTCCGCGCTGTGGTTTCCGGGATCAGAGATGGCAATTTTGCTGGGGCTGGCGGGGATGGCAACGTTGCTCGCCGCGACGACACACGCGCCAATTATGTCGGCGCTGATGGTCTGTGAAATGACCGGGCAGTATTTTTTGCTGCCCGGTTTGCTGGTAGCCTGCGTGGTGGCGTCTGTGCTGTCGCGAACGTTACGCCACGACTCTATTTATGGTCAACACGCTGCCGAAGGCAGAGAGATCGATGTACTGCGCTAA
- the bioD gene encoding ATP-dependent dethiobiotin synthetase BioD: MLKRFFVTGTDTSVGKTVVSRALLQALAARGERVAGYKPVAKSSKETPEGLRNKDALVLQSVSSLELPYHAVNPIALSEDESSVAHSGPINYTLLSDGLANLSEKVDHVVVEGTGGWRSLMNDLRPLSEWVVQEQLPVVMVVGIQEGCINHALLTAQAIANDGLPLIGWVANRINPGLAHYAEIIEVLSKKLPGPLVGELPYLPRAEQRELAQYIDLSAFGSVLTINRVVA, encoded by the coding sequence ATGCTTAAGCGTTTCTTTGTTACTGGTACTGATACCTCTGTCGGGAAGACGGTGGTGTCTCGCGCGTTGCTGCAAGCCCTGGCGGCACGCGGTGAGCGCGTCGCAGGGTACAAACCGGTCGCAAAAAGCAGTAAAGAGACGCCAGAAGGACTGCGTAATAAAGACGCACTGGTTTTGCAAAGCGTTTCATCCCTGGAATTGCCTTATCATGCGGTCAACCCTATTGCGTTGAGCGAAGATGAGAGCAGCGTGGCACACAGCGGTCCGATCAACTACACCCTGTTGTCTGACGGCCTGGCGAACCTGAGTGAGAAGGTTGACCATGTGGTCGTTGAAGGCACGGGCGGGTGGCGCAGCCTGATGAACGATTTGCGCCCGTTGTCCGAGTGGGTAGTACAAGAGCAACTGCCGGTGGTGATGGTGGTTGGGATCCAGGAAGGGTGCATCAACCATGCGCTTCTGACGGCGCAGGCCATTGCCAACGACGGCCTGCCGTTGATTGGCTGGGTGGCAAACCGTATCAACCCGGGTCTGGCGCACTATGCAGAAATCATCGAGGTGCTGAGCAAAAAACTGCCAGGTCCACTGGTGGGGGAACTGCCTTATCTGCCTCGCGCCGAGCAGCGCGAGTTAGCGCAGTACATCGATCTCTCTGCCTTCGGCAGCGTGTTGACCATAAATAGAGTCGTGGCGTAA